The Neobacillus sp. OS1-2 genome includes a window with the following:
- a CDS encoding flavin reductase family protein: MLSIDPASLSERENYKFLIGSIIPRPIAFVTTVSKDGVLNGAPFSYFTIVSSNPPMISLSIQRSAGGQKDTARNIIESKEFVVHIVDEQNVEKINKTAASLPPQQSEIVLANLTPVDSVRIAVPGVKEAKIRMECTLEHSLELGGLDAPGCDFIIGKVVQFHIEDDIYDNGRIDPSGLAAVSRLAGNNYAKIGEIFEIERPK; this comes from the coding sequence TTGCTTTCGATTGATCCAGCCTCATTGTCTGAAAGAGAAAATTATAAATTTCTTATTGGTAGTATCATACCTAGACCGATTGCTTTCGTCACAACGGTTTCAAAAGACGGGGTTTTGAACGGAGCGCCATTTAGTTATTTTACTATCGTATCATCTAATCCCCCGATGATATCATTGTCTATTCAACGGTCTGCGGGAGGACAAAAAGATACAGCAAGAAACATCATCGAGTCTAAGGAATTTGTGGTTCATATTGTTGACGAACAAAATGTTGAAAAAATTAATAAAACAGCTGCAAGCCTTCCTCCTCAACAGAGTGAAATTGTGTTAGCTAATTTAACTCCGGTTGACAGTGTAAGGATTGCTGTACCAGGTGTAAAGGAAGCGAAAATTCGAATGGAATGTACATTAGAGCATTCTTTGGAATTGGGAGGTTTAGATGCACCTGGGTGTGATTTTATTATAGGAAAAGTTGTTCAATTTCACATTGAAGATGATATTTATGATAATGGAAGAATCGACCCTAGTGGCTTAGCTGCTGTAAGTCGATTGGCTGGAAATAATTACGCCAAAATAGGTGAAATTTTTGAAATAGAACGACCTAAATAG
- a CDS encoding CBO0543 family protein: MRENLVIFFSKGVLATLVDAYVVGTKKIEYPVRPLGKIFKTNIIYDMLFFPLLSVIWVKMSYNDNLGKILLKSLVFSVPMSIGQWYFERNSRLFKWKKWTPVHTFGSVSFTLFTIRGLVGLIKKVDKIKSNQNITE, from the coding sequence ATGAGAGAAAACCTTGTTATATTTTTTTCCAAAGGGGTCCTTGCGACTTTGGTTGATGCTTATGTTGTCGGAACAAAAAAAATTGAATATCCAGTTCGTCCTTTAGGGAAGATTTTTAAAACTAACATTATTTATGACATGTTGTTTTTTCCTCTTTTAAGTGTCATTTGGGTGAAAATGTCCTATAACGATAATTTAGGAAAAATCTTGTTGAAAAGTTTGGTGTTTAGCGTTCCGATGAGTATCGGTCAGTGGTATTTTGAAAGGAATTCTAGATTATTTAAATGGAAAAAATGGACACCAGTTCATACATTCGGGAGTGTGAGTTTTACTTTATTTACGATTAGAGGTTTAGTGGGATTAATAAAAAAAGTAGATAAAATAAAGAGTAATCAAAATATAACCGAATAA
- a CDS encoding alpha/beta hydrolase, which yields MKHIFNKGQDPTKPTLLLLHGTGGNELDLLPLAGMIDDKANVLSVRGNVLENGMPRFFRRLAEGVFDEEDLIFRTKELNEFLDEAAEKYEFDRDNMIAVGYSNGANIAASLLFHYQNALKGAILHHPMVPRKGIDLPDLAGKSVFIAAGTNDPICLPMESAELQSILEKANANVELHWEDRGHQLTMEEVQAAATWYQKL from the coding sequence ATGAAACATATATTTAATAAGGGACAAGATCCAACAAAACCAACATTATTATTGCTTCATGGTACGGGTGGCAATGAATTAGACCTGCTGCCACTTGCAGGAATGATCGATGATAAGGCAAATGTACTAAGCGTTCGTGGCAATGTGTTAGAAAATGGGATGCCTCGGTTTTTCCGCAGATTAGCAGAAGGTGTCTTTGATGAAGAGGATCTAATTTTTCGAACAAAGGAATTAAATGAATTTCTTGATGAAGCAGCAGAAAAGTATGAGTTCGATCGTGATAATATGATTGCAGTTGGTTACTCAAATGGTGCGAATATTGCTGCGAGTTTATTATTTCACTATCAAAATGCACTAAAGGGTGCAATTCTTCATCACCCTATGGTACCTAGAAAGGGAATTGATCTCCCTGATTTGGCAGGAAAATCTGTGTTCATTGCTGCCGGGACAAATGATCCAATTTGCTTGCCAATGGAATCGGCTGAATTACAATCGATCTTGGAAAAAGCGAATGCTAATGTGGAACTTCATTGGGAAGATAGAGGCCATCAACTAACGATGGAAGAAGTCCAAGCCGCAGCAACTTGGTATCAAAAGCTATAA
- a CDS encoding YnfA family protein, with translation MIYTIFLFILAGIAEIGGGYLIWIWLREGKPYWYGIIGGIILILYGIIPTFQKFPSFGRVYAAYGGVFIILSILWGWGVDKKAPDTYDWIGAAICLVGVTVILWGPRQ, from the coding sequence ATGATTTATACAATATTTTTATTCATTCTTGCAGGAATTGCTGAAATCGGCGGAGGCTACTTAATCTGGATTTGGTTACGGGAAGGCAAACCCTATTGGTACGGAATAATCGGCGGTATTATTTTGATCCTATACGGAATAATCCCTACCTTTCAAAAGTTTCCTTCGTTTGGAAGGGTTTATGCGGCATACGGTGGCGTGTTTATTATTCTCTCGATCTTGTGGGGCTGGGGCGTTGATAAGAAAGCACCCGATACATACGACTGGATTGGGGCGGCCATTTGTTTAGTCGGAGTCACCGTTATCCTTTGGGGGCCGAGGCAGTAG
- a CDS encoding PilZ domain-containing protein, whose product MHDLFSRREFNRVKFNRPIQSSIESVTSIFKEKTEPTNEVTIYALDMSAGGIRFVSKVEFMINFLTTYRVKITISGRELVLYGKIIRKRDLINNIFEYGLQFNYSYHEQKV is encoded by the coding sequence ATGCACGATTTATTTAGTCGTAGGGAATTCAATAGAGTAAAGTTCAATAGACCAATTCAATCGTCCATTGAATCCGTCACCTCTATATTCAAAGAAAAGACCGAACCAACAAATGAAGTTACGATTTATGCTCTTGATATGAGTGCGGGGGGAATTAGGTTCGTTAGTAAAGTCGAATTTATGATAAATTTTTTAACCACCTATCGGGTCAAGATAACAATATCTGGTAGAGAACTTGTCCTGTACGGGAAAATAATTAGGAAAAGAGATCTTATTAATAACATCTTTGAATATGGTTTACAATTTAACTATAGTTATCATGAACAAAAAGTTTAA
- a CDS encoding alpha/beta hydrolase — protein MEKLSIFKQRKYYVSLLLLLLLLVGSSVYFFGHTYGQETAQFNIPYGDDPKQTLDLYSPNAIISQKQPVIIYVHGGSWKAGTKSNVAEKPSFFTRDGYVFVSVNYRLYPHATYQQMAADVASAVKWVHDHANQYQIDRDNIHLMGHSAGGHLAMLIGTNPTYLGKIGLSLNRIHSIVNLDGPIDINQLVQGNPGYQTVFGHDTNARAEASPLTYAGNKNLPPIFLVSKGGKSTEAFMNKAAAAGNIVGSFETKTLTHREVTKLFGVSSSSVEAQNMTTAVMEFLKRAGEQ, from the coding sequence GTGGAAAAGCTCAGCATATTTAAACAAAGGAAATATTATGTATCGCTACTACTTCTGCTTCTTCTCCTTGTAGGTTCATCTGTCTATTTTTTCGGTCATACCTATGGACAAGAAACCGCTCAGTTTAACATTCCATATGGAGATGATCCAAAACAAACGTTAGATCTTTATAGCCCCAACGCCATTATCAGTCAAAAACAGCCAGTGATCATCTATGTTCATGGGGGCAGCTGGAAAGCGGGGACTAAAAGCAATGTAGCGGAGAAACCCTCATTCTTTACAAGGGATGGGTATGTATTTGTGTCCGTCAATTACAGGCTATATCCTCATGCCACCTATCAGCAAATGGCTGCTGATGTGGCCTCAGCCGTAAAGTGGGTCCATGATCACGCGAATCAATACCAAATCGATCGAGACAACATCCATTTAATGGGCCACTCTGCTGGGGGACATTTGGCCATGCTTATTGGAACTAATCCCACCTATTTAGGGAAAATCGGCCTATCACTAAATAGAATTCATTCCATTGTAAATTTGGATGGACCGATTGATATTAACCAACTTGTTCAAGGGAATCCAGGCTATCAAACAGTTTTCGGCCATGACACGAATGCACGGGCAGAGGCATCCCCACTTACCTATGCGGGAAATAAAAATCTGCCGCCCATCTTCCTCGTATCAAAAGGGGGAAAATCGACTGAAGCTTTTATGAATAAAGCTGCTGCCGCCGGTAATATCGTGGGTTCCTTTGAAACAAAAACACTTACACATCGTGAGGTGACAAAACTGTTTGGCGTTAGCAGTAGTTCAGTTGAGGCCCAGAATATGACAACAGCTGTGATGGAGTTTTTGAAACGGGCAGGAGAACAATAA
- the rpiA gene encoding ribose-5-phosphate isomerase RpiA, producing the protein MNDKKMVGEKVVEYVKDGMVVGLGTGSTVFYTISKLGKLVKEGLSIKGIPTSIQTEKLAKEVGIQLVEFHEIEQIDLAIDGADEVDDDFNLIKGGGGALLREKIIATAAKYFIVIADPSKRVNKLGAFPLPVEVVPFGYEMTMKHIEGLGCNPQLRQNNGTPFLTDNGNYIFDCAFPIISQPGELEKNLNLIPGVVENGLFVGRTDKVITLNTEKNIIVMGRV; encoded by the coding sequence ATGAATGATAAGAAAATGGTTGGAGAAAAGGTTGTAGAATACGTGAAAGATGGTATGGTAGTTGGACTTGGAACAGGCTCTACAGTATTTTATACCATTTCTAAACTTGGAAAATTGGTGAAAGAGGGGCTGTCTATCAAAGGAATTCCAACTTCAATTCAAACGGAGAAATTGGCGAAAGAGGTAGGAATCCAACTTGTCGAGTTTCATGAAATCGAACAAATTGATTTGGCAATCGATGGTGCAGATGAAGTGGATGATGATTTTAATCTCATAAAAGGAGGAGGAGGTGCCCTTTTAAGAGAAAAAATTATCGCAACAGCAGCTAAATATTTTATCGTTATAGCAGACCCCAGCAAAAGAGTGAATAAATTAGGGGCGTTCCCACTTCCAGTAGAGGTGGTGCCTTTTGGCTATGAAATGACGATGAAACATATCGAAGGTCTTGGATGTAACCCACAGCTAAGGCAAAACAATGGGACCCCATTTTTAACCGATAATGGGAACTATATTTTCGATTGCGCATTCCCCATAATAAGTCAACCTGGGGAACTTGAGAAAAACTTGAATCTAATCCCGGGTGTTGTTGAAAATGGCCTCTTTGTTGGAAGGACAGATAAAGTTATTACCTTAAATACAGAAAAGAACATTATTGTTATGGGAAGAGTATAG
- a CDS encoding IclR family transcriptional regulator yields the protein MNIDKQDNKNKPSSVQVISRAANILRILREHPKGLSLSQIAKEVNLARSTVQRIVAALEQENFVAAASQKGGIRLGPEIAMLAAAVHSDLREEMRPFLIQLSNQVNETVDLSILDNGKVLFVDQIIAAHPLQATSQPGAAFPLHCTANGKAILASLPVVEVEKLLPEHLNQYTENTVTNREELLKELEVIRKEGVAFSREEHIHGICAVGAVVYDSMGNLSAVSIPLPATRFYGNEEKLTACLLKTCQLLNQHFDVQQ from the coding sequence TTGAACATCGATAAACAGGATAATAAAAATAAACCCTCTAGTGTTCAGGTTATCTCTCGTGCGGCTAACATACTGCGAATTCTAAGAGAACATCCGAAGGGATTAAGCCTGTCACAGATTGCAAAAGAAGTGAACTTAGCCAGATCGACAGTTCAAAGAATTGTTGCTGCACTTGAGCAGGAAAATTTCGTTGCAGCAGCTTCCCAGAAAGGTGGTATCCGTCTCGGACCTGAGATTGCCATGCTTGCCGCTGCTGTCCATAGTGACCTTAGAGAAGAAATGAGGCCATTTTTAATCCAACTATCTAACCAAGTGAATGAAACAGTCGACCTTTCTATATTAGATAACGGAAAAGTGCTTTTTGTGGATCAAATTATTGCAGCACATCCACTACAAGCGACTTCACAACCCGGTGCCGCCTTTCCATTACATTGCACGGCTAACGGAAAGGCTATACTCGCCTCACTACCTGTAGTCGAGGTTGAGAAACTATTGCCGGAACATTTAAACCAGTACACTGAAAACACGGTTACGAATCGAGAAGAACTGTTAAAGGAATTAGAAGTGATCCGAAAAGAGGGAGTTGCATTTTCAAGGGAGGAGCATATCCACGGAATTTGTGCGGTAGGCGCAGTTGTCTACGATAGTATGGGAAATTTGAGCGCTGTCTCCATACCGCTGCCAGCTACTCGTTTTTATGGGAATGAAGAAAAGCTAACGGCATGCCTTCTGAAGACTTGTCAACTCCTCAACCAGCACTTTGATGTTCAACAATAA